From Ignavibacteria bacterium:
GACATTTCAAGTAAAGAATTTATGGAAAGAGTCGAAGAACTTATGACTATGAAGTGTGACATTGTATTTCTATTCGGTGGTGTAATTAACGGAATTATTGACAGAAATTTACAGACAATAACTTGGGAAAACTTCAAATTTCTATTAGATAAATGCGAGTATATACTAATAGACACTTTAACTCATTTTCCTTGGTTTTCAACAGCAGAAACAGGACAAGAAATCCAATTATTTCATTTAGTTCCTACACAATATTTTTATTCCAAGAAAGAACTTGAAAAATTAAATAATGAATTCGGATTAGAATTTTGTGAAGAACGAACAGAAAGCATAGGAAATCTAAAAAGAACACATTTTCTTATTAGAAAGAAGAAAAACTAGTGCTAACAGCGTGCAAGCGCCATAGCCCTACCGCAGGCGCAACACAGGGCTACGAGCGCCTGCACGCAAAACGTTAGCAGCCATTTTCGGACGACATACAAACAAATTAAAACATTAACAAAATGACGAATTATCAAGACGACAGAAAAGTAAAACTTTCAGCTTACAAAAAGGCAAACTTGACAGTTAAACAAGGACTTTGGCGAGACTTGCCTTACGACCATATATTACCCATTGAACAAAAAGAGAAAAATATCATAGA
This genomic window contains:
- a CDS encoding class I SAM-dependent methyltransferase; the protein is MGQEQYNQWVQRTNTNQQDNLCGGRQVSENEMYFIEKYAVKNILDIGCGTGHRTFPMWIEKKMNFYGIEKFQNLIEDSHFKEKIIQSDISSKEFMERVEELMTMKCDIVFLFGGVINGIIDRNLQTITWENFKFLLDKCEYILIDTLTHFPWFSTAETGQEIQLFHLVPTQYFYSKKELEKLNNEFGLEFCEERTESIGNLKRTHFLIRKKKN